GGGCGACGTCCTCCCAGTACTCCGGGCCGACGAGCGGGCGGGTGAAGTCGGGCGCGGTGTCGCCGACTTCGGGGTGGTCCGACTCGGGCAGGTCGACGACTTCGAAGTCGACCATCAGGCCGCACCCCCTTCGCTCGCCTCAGAGCCGTCGCCGTAGGTGTTTCTCAGGTAGTCGACGATGTTCGCCGACTCGGACATCGTCACGCCCGTCTCGTCGTCGACGACGGCCGGGGCGGTCCGCTTGCCCGAGATGCGCTTGACGACGTTCCGGTCGGAGTGCATCGGTTCGACGAAGCGCGACTCGTAGGCGAGGTCCAGTTCGTCCAGCACGCGGACGACCCGTTCGCAGAAGGGGCACGCCTGGAGTCGATACAGCGTAATCGCCGGTTCGTCGCCCGTCATGCTCGCCCGTAGGGTTGTCCGGTCCCTAAGCGCTTCGCCCCCGGAATCCCCCGCCGCGAGCGGCGAAACCCGACGAGACGGGCGTTCGGACCGGAGGGAGAGGGCAACTCTTAATTCCGGGGCCGGACAAGTGGACGTATTTGCATGGGTTTGTCGTCGCTCGTACCATCTCTCGCTGCTCAGCACCGCCCTCCGGCGGGTTCGGCAGTCTCCGTTCAGCCCGCCAGTGCGATGAGTAACGCGGCCTCCTCGGTCGCGGCCGGCGTCCTGCAGGTGCCGACGGTCCCGGTAGACAACACCACCATCACCATCGGCGGCGCCGTCGCCATCGTCCTGCTCATCGCCCTCTCGGCGTTCTTCTCCTCGTCGGAGATAGCGATGTTCTCGCTCGCCAAGCACCGCGTCGACTCG
This is a stretch of genomic DNA from Halogeometricum sp. S3BR5-2. It encodes these proteins:
- a CDS encoding glutathione S-transferase N-terminal domain-containing protein, translating into MTGDEPAITLYRLQACPFCERVVRVLDELDLAYESRFVEPMHSDRNVVKRISGKRTAPAVVDDETGVTMSESANIVDYLRNTYGDGSEASEGGAA